In one Photobacterium swingsii genomic region, the following are encoded:
- a CDS encoding HAL/PAL/TAL family ammonia-lyase, with the protein MKKTITFGAERLTIEDVVAISNGANAELNNSAAFNDKIDRGVAFLERLLKEEGVIYGVTTGYGDSCTVAIPTDLVDELPLHLTRFHGCGLGEDLDPQQARAVLATRLCSLAQGVSGVSHDLLNQIVTLINKDIAPRIPQEGSVGASGDLTPLSYLAAALIGEREVLYKGEIRPTAEVFKELGIDPIKLKPKEGLALMNGTSVMTALACIAYKRAEYLAQLSTRITAMVSVGMHGNDFHFDEALFAVKPHPGQQQIASWLRSDLQSERPPRNSDRLQDRYSLRCAPHVIGVLQDSLPWLRQMIENELNSANDNPIIDGDNERVLHGGHFYGGHIAMAMDTLKTAVANLADLLDRQMAQLMDYKFNNGLPFNLTGAEGERKPINHGFKAVQIGISAWTAEALKHTMPASVFSRSTECHNQDKVSMGTIASRDCLRVLQLTEQVAAASLLAATQALELRKKHNELDDNHFSPALKAMTTAVLSDFEPVIEDRPLEGDLRKFITMIQQQHWSLY; encoded by the coding sequence ATGAAAAAGACAATAACTTTTGGCGCAGAGCGTTTAACGATTGAAGACGTCGTTGCGATCTCTAATGGCGCAAACGCGGAACTGAATAACTCTGCCGCTTTTAATGACAAGATTGACCGTGGCGTCGCATTCCTTGAACGCTTACTCAAAGAAGAAGGCGTAATTTATGGTGTAACAACAGGTTACGGCGACTCCTGTACCGTTGCGATCCCTACCGATTTAGTTGATGAGTTACCGCTACACTTAACGCGTTTTCACGGCTGTGGTTTAGGTGAAGACTTAGACCCACAACAAGCACGTGCCGTATTAGCCACTCGCCTATGTTCATTAGCGCAAGGGGTTTCAGGTGTTAGCCATGATCTGCTGAATCAAATCGTTACTTTGATTAACAAAGACATCGCACCACGTATTCCACAAGAAGGCTCTGTTGGCGCAAGTGGCGATTTAACGCCATTGTCTTATCTTGCCGCAGCACTTATCGGCGAACGTGAGGTGTTATACAAAGGTGAAATCCGCCCAACGGCTGAAGTATTCAAAGAATTAGGTATCGACCCTATCAAGTTAAAACCCAAAGAAGGTTTGGCCTTGATGAACGGCACCTCAGTAATGACAGCGTTAGCATGTATTGCTTACAAACGCGCAGAATACCTAGCGCAGTTATCAACACGTATTACCGCAATGGTATCAGTTGGCATGCACGGCAATGACTTTCACTTTGATGAAGCCTTATTTGCTGTAAAACCTCACCCAGGTCAGCAGCAAATCGCCTCATGGCTGCGTTCTGATCTTCAGTCTGAACGCCCACCACGTAACAGTGACCGTCTACAGGACCGTTATTCTCTACGTTGTGCACCGCACGTTATTGGCGTACTGCAAGACAGCCTACCTTGGTTGCGCCAGATGATCGAAAACGAACTTAACAGTGCGAACGATAACCCAATCATTGACGGTGACAATGAGCGCGTCCTACACGGTGGGCACTTCTACGGGGGCCACATTGCAATGGCAATGGATACCCTAAAAACAGCCGTTGCTAACCTTGCCGACCTGCTTGACCGCCAAATGGCACAGCTAATGGATTACAAATTTAACAATGGCTTACCGTTTAACTTAACGGGTGCTGAAGGCGAGCGTAAACCCATTAATCACGGCTTTAAAGCGGTGCAAATTGGTATTTCTGCTTGGACGGCAGAGGCATTGAAACACACCATGCCTGCAAGTGTGTTCTCGCGTTCTACCGAGTGTCACAACCAAGATAAAGTCAGCATGGGGACAATTGCCTCTCGTGACTGTCTACGCGTACTTCAACTGACTGAGCAAGTTGCAGCCGCATCATTATTGGCAGCAACGCAAGCATTAGAATTGCGTAAAAAGCACAATGAATTAGATGACAATCACTTCAGCCCAGCGCTAAAAGCGATGACAACAGCCGTGCTGAGCGACTTCGAGCCTGTGATTGAAGATCGCCCATTAGAAGGTGATTTACGTAAATTTATTACGATGATCCAGCAACAACACTGGTCGCTGTATTAA
- a CDS encoding MMPL family transporter — protein sequence MLLLAVALGQQLFFQRSNPIETNILALLPENRQDPVAQQAFDHVAKSMSNKVIFLLGSDDADNMLAAADAFDSALHTSPLFSKITAKVPVDTQQAWGELYFPKRFQLLTADQKARLTLHPEQQTQYVIQSLYNPFSGVTGQELASDPFLLFRDYLSQLTKQTGNFSLNKGYLTTQYQGKQFVLISADLADSPYSYQLQQQLPALLNIEQGIRDTYKVELLHTGVVFYAEHGTESAKSEISTIGVGSLVGVILLLLLVYRSPLPLALALLSIGCGLLAAFVGTVAIFGKVHLFSLVFGASLIGVSIDYAFHFLTDRLAAGNSWHANKGLKQIFTAITLGLITSLIGYLGMLIAPFPGLQQLSLFSAIGLVAAYATVVCWYPVLAAKPSQSRPLPLTRAMHAWLALWQQPLFRKGLPTLLLSLALVGLYHVEYNDDIRQLQALPQELKQQEDTIKAITGLSSSQQMLVVTANNQQQLLQNLESVSNTLTQFQHQGVLKGFQSISQYLPSEKTQRQNHELIQHLYQQQGAVLAQSLPTAGQAKLEHDFSPLTIAQFIDSPVSEPLRFLWLGKLANQQHAAIIMLSDVADIAPIIDFAEQSATVSYLNKADEVSALFGEYRVRVTELLIAASLVIMAVLWWRYDFTRAVRLMLPPVIAGIVGIGVTSLTGVPLNLFNLLALILILGIGIDYTLFFAEQHQADTTLLSITLSAMTTLLSFGLLALSQTQAIHSFGITVLTGIMVAWLLAPLSMSPANTSSSTKEHNA from the coding sequence ATGCTGTTACTGGCTGTTGCATTAGGGCAACAGCTTTTTTTCCAGCGTAGCAACCCTATCGAGACCAACATACTGGCGTTATTACCCGAAAACCGCCAAGATCCCGTAGCGCAACAGGCTTTTGATCACGTTGCGAAAAGTATGAGTAACAAGGTTATCTTCTTACTGGGCAGTGATGATGCGGACAACATGCTAGCTGCAGCAGATGCGTTTGACAGCGCATTACACACTTCGCCGTTATTTAGCAAAATCACAGCTAAGGTACCCGTTGATACTCAGCAAGCATGGGGGGAGTTATATTTCCCCAAACGCTTTCAACTGCTCACCGCAGACCAAAAAGCACGGTTAACGCTGCACCCAGAGCAACAGACACAATACGTCATTCAATCACTCTATAACCCATTTTCAGGTGTCACTGGCCAAGAGCTAGCCAGTGATCCTTTTTTGCTATTTCGAGATTACCTAAGCCAACTTACCAAACAGACGGGGAACTTCTCGTTAAACAAGGGCTACCTCACAACCCAATATCAAGGTAAGCAGTTTGTACTGATCAGTGCCGATTTAGCCGATTCGCCCTACAGCTATCAGCTACAACAACAATTGCCTGCGCTGTTAAATATTGAGCAAGGCATACGCGACACCTACAAGGTTGAGTTACTGCATACGGGGGTCGTGTTCTACGCAGAACACGGTACAGAAAGTGCAAAAAGTGAAATCAGCACCATAGGGGTTGGCTCGCTGGTCGGGGTGATTTTATTGCTGTTGCTGGTGTATCGCAGTCCATTACCTCTTGCATTAGCGCTATTGTCCATAGGCTGTGGCTTACTAGCCGCGTTCGTCGGCACCGTGGCTATTTTTGGTAAGGTGCACCTATTCAGCCTTGTCTTTGGCGCTAGCTTAATCGGCGTTTCCATCGATTATGCCTTTCACTTTTTAACCGATCGCCTAGCAGCAGGTAATAGCTGGCATGCCAATAAAGGCTTAAAACAGATTTTTACTGCCATTACACTAGGGCTTATCACCAGCCTAATTGGTTACCTTGGCATGTTGATTGCGCCCTTCCCAGGGTTACAACAACTCTCACTTTTCTCAGCCATTGGCCTTGTTGCCGCCTATGCGACTGTCGTATGTTGGTACCCAGTTTTAGCGGCTAAACCGAGCCAATCCCGACCGTTACCGTTAACCCGTGCCATGCACGCTTGGTTGGCCCTGTGGCAACAACCACTATTTAGGAAAGGACTGCCCACACTTTTGCTCAGCCTCGCTCTGGTTGGCCTCTATCATGTTGAATACAACGATGACATTCGCCAGTTACAAGCACTGCCACAAGAGTTAAAGCAGCAAGAAGACACCATAAAAGCCATCACAGGACTCAGTAGCAGCCAGCAAATGTTGGTTGTGACAGCAAATAATCAGCAGCAGCTATTACAAAACCTAGAGTCGGTATCTAATACGCTCACCCAGTTCCAACACCAAGGGGTGTTAAAAGGGTTTCAGAGTATTAGCCAATATCTACCATCGGAAAAGACCCAACGGCAAAACCATGAGCTGATTCAGCACCTTTATCAACAGCAGGGAGCAGTCTTGGCGCAATCACTGCCAACAGCAGGACAAGCTAAACTTGAGCATGATTTTAGCCCATTAACCATAGCGCAGTTTATCGACTCACCCGTGTCTGAGCCACTCCGTTTCTTATGGCTAGGTAAATTGGCGAATCAACAACACGCCGCTATTATCATGCTGAGTGACGTGGCCGACATTGCCCCAATTATCGATTTCGCTGAGCAGTCAGCTACTGTTAGCTACCTTAATAAAGCTGATGAAGTCTCTGCACTGTTTGGTGAATACCGCGTACGCGTGACTGAATTGCTGATCGCTGCCAGCTTAGTGATCATGGCTGTACTATGGTGGCGCTACGATTTCACGCGTGCCGTGCGACTAATGCTACCGCCCGTAATCGCAGGAATAGTGGGAATTGGCGTAACAAGCTTAACAGGTGTACCACTTAACTTGTTTAACTTACTGGCATTGATTCTAATTTTAGGGATAGGTATCGACTACACCTTGTTCTTTGCTGAGCAGCACCAAGCAGATACCACCTTACTGTCGATAACCCTATCCGCTATGACGACCTTGCTCTCATTTGGTTTATTAGCCTTAAGCCAAACTCAAGCGATCCACAGCTTTGGCATCACAGTGCTTACGGGTATCATGGTGGCGTGGTTACTCGCGCCATTATCGATGTCACCTGCGAATACATCCTCTTCAACCAAGGAGCACAACGCATGA
- a CDS encoding DUF3261 domain-containing protein: MILSRTIKPFSSALCAALLLSALSGCSSQPQQQQTNLIEIAPNVSVTIPTPEDLGYRLTASQLIGAQWGAPAEQKQQQQLPVQLEVDPNKVALAGFSSWGARILTLSYQNQMIEASVLTGLETALPKPEQVLFNLMITLWPVESWQPHLAQIGWRLTESKQQRQLFDAKGELVADIHYSTSSIAGVKTSAYLDGLITFNNRQLGYTITIKTLNHTQQAL, from the coding sequence ATGATTTTATCTAGGACTATCAAGCCTTTTTCGTCTGCGCTTTGCGCTGCTCTGCTCCTAAGTGCGCTATCAGGCTGTAGTTCACAGCCTCAGCAACAACAAACAAACTTAATTGAAATTGCCCCCAATGTGTCGGTCACCATTCCAACGCCTGAAGATCTGGGTTACCGCTTAACCGCGAGCCAGCTCATCGGTGCACAGTGGGGTGCCCCTGCAGAACAAAAGCAACAGCAGCAGCTACCAGTTCAACTTGAAGTCGACCCAAATAAAGTCGCACTTGCGGGGTTTTCATCATGGGGGGCGCGTATTCTAACGCTGTCATACCAAAACCAAATGATTGAAGCGAGTGTGCTAACAGGACTTGAAACGGCGTTGCCAAAACCTGAGCAAGTCTTGTTTAATCTGATGATCACGTTATGGCCTGTTGAGAGCTGGCAACCGCATTTAGCACAAATCGGCTGGCGACTCACCGAGTCTAAGCAACAACGCCAACTGTTTGATGCTAAAGGCGAGCTTGTCGCAGACATTCATTATTCAACCAGCTCGATAGCTGGCGTTAAAACGAGTGCTTATTTAGATGGCCTCATCACTTTCAACAATCGTCAATTGGGTTATACCATCACCATCAAAACCCTGAACCATACTCAACAAGCGCTTTGA
- a CDS encoding hotdog family protein — translation MTKTPHLHQLLPHGSPMVLIDDMIDVGDEHIHCQVTISENNLFFDQQTRSIPGYVGIEFMAQTVAGWSGYQAWRNNQSAPIGFLLGSRRYDSDYAQFEENNVFDIFAEKVMENNGMAAFSCRIEHQGTVIAKSQLNAFVPTEQQLDQMQNRNH, via the coding sequence ATGACTAAAACTCCCCACTTACATCAATTATTGCCCCACGGTAGCCCTATGGTGCTAATTGATGACATGATCGATGTTGGCGATGAGCATATCCATTGCCAAGTCACCATCAGTGAAAACAACCTTTTTTTCGATCAGCAGACACGTAGCATTCCAGGCTATGTCGGTATCGAATTTATGGCACAAACCGTAGCGGGTTGGTCGGGGTATCAAGCTTGGCGTAACAACCAAAGCGCACCGATCGGCTTTTTACTGGGTAGCCGACGCTATGACAGCGATTACGCGCAATTTGAAGAAAATAACGTCTTCGATATTTTTGCTGAAAAAGTGATGGAAAATAATGGTATGGCAGCCTTCAGCTGTCGCATCGAGCACCAAGGCACTGTCATAGCAAAGAGCCAGCTCAATGCGTTCGTACCCACAGAACAACAACTAGATCAAATGCAAAATAGGAACCATTAA
- a CDS encoding beta-ketoacyl-ACP synthase, whose protein sequence is MSRRVVVTGMSGVTAFGNDWQAIEPKLRACENATQYMPSYEQYDGLNTKLAAPIDDFTLPKHYGRKQVRGMGRVSKLSTVATENALIQSGLIGSDILTNGETGIAYGSSTGSTPAIGAFGVMLNEKSTKAITATTYVQMMPHTTAVNVGLFFGLRGRVIPTSSACTSGSQAIGYAYEAIKHGYQTVMVAGGAEELCPTESAVFDTLFATSLKNDSPKKTPSPYDTDRDGLVIGEGAGTLVLEEYEHAVARGATIYAELVGFASNCDAAHVTQPKKETMQLCMEMALKDANLSPDVIGYVSAHGTATEKGDIAESNATANIFGDKAPISSLKSYFGHTLGACGAIEAWLSLEMMNSGWFSPTLNLNNLDEQCGKLDYITGEGREIDCEYLMSNNFAFGGINTSLIFKRWDR, encoded by the coding sequence ATGAGCCGCCGCGTTGTTGTAACAGGCATGTCAGGTGTTACTGCTTTTGGTAACGACTGGCAAGCAATCGAACCGAAATTACGCGCTTGTGAAAACGCTACTCAGTACATGCCAAGCTATGAACAGTACGACGGTTTAAACACTAAGCTAGCCGCACCTATTGATGACTTTACGCTGCCAAAACACTATGGCCGTAAACAAGTTCGTGGGATGGGGCGTGTATCTAAACTGTCTACCGTGGCAACTGAAAACGCACTGATCCAAAGCGGCTTGATTGGTAGCGACATACTGACAAACGGTGAGACCGGTATTGCTTACGGCTCTTCAACAGGCAGTACGCCAGCCATTGGGGCTTTTGGTGTGATGCTAAATGAGAAATCAACCAAAGCCATTACTGCCACTACCTATGTTCAAATGATGCCACACACCACTGCGGTGAACGTGGGCTTATTCTTTGGTTTACGTGGCCGTGTTATTCCTACCAGTAGTGCATGTACATCTGGTAGCCAAGCAATTGGCTATGCCTATGAAGCAATCAAACACGGTTACCAAACGGTAATGGTAGCAGGTGGTGCAGAAGAACTTTGCCCAACAGAATCAGCTGTTTTCGATACCTTATTCGCGACGAGCCTTAAAAACGACTCACCGAAGAAAACACCTAGCCCATACGATACAGATCGCGATGGCCTCGTTATTGGTGAAGGTGCAGGTACGCTGGTATTAGAAGAATACGAACATGCCGTTGCCCGCGGCGCAACCATTTATGCTGAGCTAGTTGGCTTTGCCAGCAACTGTGATGCAGCCCATGTTACTCAGCCGAAAAAAGAAACCATGCAGCTTTGTATGGAAATGGCGCTAAAAGATGCCAACCTATCACCCGATGTGATCGGTTACGTCTCTGCCCACGGTACAGCAACCGAGAAAGGTGACATTGCCGAAAGTAATGCCACCGCCAATATCTTTGGTGATAAAGCGCCAATTAGCTCACTGAAAAGTTACTTTGGCCATACCTTAGGGGCATGTGGCGCGATTGAAGCTTGGCTAAGCCTTGAGATGATGAACAGCGGCTGGTTCAGCCCAACATTGAACCTCAATAACCTTGATGAGCAATGTGGCAAGCTCGACTACATCACAGGCGAAGGCCGTGAAATTGATTGTGAGTACCTAATGAGCAATAACTTTGCTTTTGGTGGCATCAATACCTCACTGATCTTTAAACGCTGGGATCGGTAA
- a CDS encoding acyl-CoA thioesterase — protein MTKIAQPLTAEVTIVTSFQDADPMGVIYHGNYFRYFEEARHALMEKIGYSYREMQASGYVWPIIDTRVKYVKPLPFNHAIRVTATMTEWENRLRVDYVIFDLDSGKRLTKAHTMQVAVHIDNGEMCYVSPTVFTDKVEAYHAGKTE, from the coding sequence ATGACCAAAATTGCACAGCCCTTGACTGCTGAGGTGACGATTGTCACCTCCTTTCAAGATGCAGATCCAATGGGCGTAATTTACCACGGTAATTACTTCCGTTATTTTGAAGAAGCGCGCCATGCGCTGATGGAAAAAATAGGCTATAGCTACCGCGAGATGCAGGCTTCGGGCTATGTCTGGCCGATCATCGATACCCGTGTCAAATACGTAAAACCTTTACCTTTTAATCATGCGATTCGCGTTACCGCGACCATGACGGAATGGGAAAACCGCTTACGGGTCGATTACGTTATTTTCGACCTTGATAGCGGCAAGCGTTTAACCAAGGCACATACAATGCAAGTGGCGGTGCACATCGATAATGGCGAGATGTGTTATGTCTCGCCAACGGTGTTTACCGACAAAGTAGAGGCTTACCATGCAGGTAAAACTGAGTAA
- a CDS encoding beta-ketoacyl-[acyl-carrier-protein] synthase family protein — MNQTESAPAATPLYIHSCGFHSALGLDHHEIHTRLAQGHSPDMQVCDNMLNDGTSTVIGKVSADLAALPIALKAFDTHNNRLAQSALIQIAPSVAQAVAQYGRDRIAVIVGSSTSGIADGETALKAQASDGEFPSEFHYHQQELGNLSEFIADYFQLQGPTYTVSTACSSSGRVFLSAQRLLQSGLADAVIVGGADSLCKLTLNGFHGLEALSDERCNPFSANRKGINIGEAAAFMLLSQDKPSANAEDFDTSSDTSSDKRTDNNQPAIALLGAGDSSDAHHISAPHPEGNGAEEAMRKALTNAQLAPTDIGYINAHGTATPLNDEMEAKAIHRIFGDKVPVSSTKPLTGHTLGAASAVEAAICWHVLRYNLSIPQQINDGERADSLAPIQLAEQHIALNNKAILSNSFAFGGNNISLIFGYVYD; from the coding sequence ATGAATCAAACAGAGTCAGCCCCAGCAGCCACACCACTATACATTCATAGTTGTGGTTTTCACTCTGCGCTAGGCTTAGACCATCACGAGATCCATACTCGACTTGCTCAAGGGCACAGTCCAGATATGCAAGTTTGTGACAATATGCTGAACGATGGCACATCAACCGTGATAGGCAAAGTGAGCGCTGACTTAGCGGCTCTACCTATCGCATTAAAAGCATTCGACACTCACAATAATCGATTAGCACAATCTGCCTTAATCCAAATTGCACCCAGCGTTGCACAAGCCGTTGCCCAGTATGGACGCGATCGTATTGCAGTGATCGTTGGCAGTAGTACATCAGGCATTGCTGACGGTGAAACCGCGTTAAAAGCCCAAGCGAGTGATGGCGAATTCCCATCAGAATTTCACTACCACCAGCAAGAACTGGGTAACTTAAGTGAATTCATCGCAGACTATTTTCAGCTACAAGGCCCTACGTATACGGTATCAACGGCTTGCTCATCCAGCGGTCGCGTCTTCCTATCGGCGCAACGTTTATTACAATCAGGCCTAGCTGATGCCGTCATTGTGGGCGGTGCCGATTCACTGTGTAAGCTGACCCTAAATGGTTTTCATGGATTGGAAGCGTTATCAGACGAGCGCTGCAACCCTTTTAGTGCTAACCGCAAAGGGATCAATATTGGTGAAGCTGCCGCCTTTATGTTACTTAGCCAAGATAAACCCTCTGCGAATGCTGAAGACTTTGATACAAGTTCTGATACCAGCTCGGATAAAAGAACAGATAACAACCAGCCAGCCATTGCACTATTAGGTGCGGGGGACAGCTCAGATGCGCACCATATTTCAGCCCCCCATCCCGAGGGGAATGGTGCTGAAGAAGCCATGCGAAAAGCATTAACCAACGCCCAATTAGCGCCAACTGATATTGGTTATATTAATGCTCATGGCACAGCAACACCGCTGAATGATGAAATGGAAGCCAAGGCGATCCACCGTATTTTCGGTGACAAAGTGCCCGTCAGTTCAACCAAACCACTCACTGGCCATACTCTTGGCGCGGCAAGTGCCGTAGAAGCTGCAATATGCTGGCACGTTTTACGGTATAATCTTTCAATACCTCAGCAAATTAACGATGGTGAACGCGCAGACAGCTTGGCACCAATTCAACTTGCTGAACAACATATCGCACTCAACAATAAAGCCATTTTGAGCAATTCTTTTGCCTTTGGTGGCAACAATATCAGCCTTATTTTTGGATATGTGTATGACTAA
- a CDS encoding outer membrane lipoprotein carrier protein LolA, with product MQVKLSKKTRQFSKRKLAPLYLWGLVASVPLTANVQAADTQAANAQTTDVQAVNTQVAKTQAILLAKLQQQLAEHSLVRGNFTQTRTMEMFSQPLVSQGQFLLTQQQGLLWQQTAPFPVKLTLTADKLSQQFGDQPAQVMSASDNPMVFYFSHVFLSLFKGDTSQLMEQFDLTLSEQDNEWQLVLVPTSAPLNAVFRNITIRGDQHINQLRLNEVRGDNTQIDFSHQRTTPAALSAEEQRAFQL from the coding sequence ATGCAGGTAAAACTGAGTAAGAAAACAAGACAGTTCAGTAAGCGTAAGCTTGCTCCGCTCTATCTTTGGGGCTTGGTAGCTTCGGTTCCCCTTACTGCCAATGTGCAAGCGGCTGATACACAAGCAGCCAATGCACAAACAACTGATGTACAGGCAGTAAATACACAGGTAGCTAAGACGCAGGCAATTTTACTGGCGAAACTGCAGCAACAATTAGCTGAACATAGCTTGGTGCGTGGTAATTTTACCCAAACTCGCACCATGGAAATGTTCAGCCAACCGTTGGTTTCTCAAGGGCAGTTTTTGCTTACCCAGCAGCAAGGTTTATTGTGGCAACAGACCGCACCATTTCCAGTAAAGCTCACGCTTACCGCGGACAAACTTAGCCAACAGTTTGGTGATCAACCCGCGCAGGTTATGTCGGCCAGTGATAACCCTATGGTGTTTTACTTCAGCCATGTTTTTTTATCACTGTTCAAAGGCGATACTAGCCAATTAATGGAGCAGTTTGACCTCACCTTGAGTGAACAAGATAACGAATGGCAATTGGTATTAGTGCCAACATCTGCTCCGCTCAACGCGGTCTTTCGCAATATCACGATTCGTGGCGATCAACACATCAATCAACTTCGTCTTAATGAAGTGCGCGGTGATAACACCCAGATCGATTTTTCTCATCAACGTACAACGCCGGCGGCATTAAGTGCAGAAGAACAACGTGCTTTCCAACTCTAA
- a CDS encoding 3-ketoacyl-ACP reductase FabG2, with the protein MTRHVLVTGASKGIGRAVATQLAKDGFTLVVHYMSDKAGAEATLADITTAGGAGRILQFDISNRQQCRDVLEADIAEHGAYYGVVSNAGITRDTAFPAMTEEEWDGVIHTNLDSFYNVLHPCVMPMVQKRKGGRIVTLASVSGIMGNRGQTNYSAAKAGVIGATKSLALELAKRKITVNCVAPGLIDTGMVDEHVKEHALPQVPLRRMGEPEEVAGLVSYLMSDIAGYVTRQVISVNGGLV; encoded by the coding sequence ATGACCCGACATGTTTTAGTCACAGGCGCAAGTAAAGGCATTGGCCGCGCTGTTGCGACTCAGCTAGCAAAAGACGGCTTCACCCTTGTCGTGCACTACATGAGCGATAAAGCCGGTGCTGAAGCTACCCTTGCCGACATCACGACTGCAGGTGGTGCGGGTCGTATACTTCAATTTGATATTAGTAACCGTCAACAATGTCGCGACGTATTAGAAGCCGATATTGCCGAGCATGGTGCGTACTACGGCGTGGTGAGTAACGCAGGTATTACCCGCGATACCGCTTTTCCTGCGATGACAGAAGAAGAGTGGGATGGTGTTATTCACACGAACCTAGACAGTTTTTATAACGTCTTACACCCATGTGTTATGCCTATGGTCCAAAAGCGTAAAGGTGGCCGTATCGTTACCCTTGCATCTGTATCTGGCATTATGGGTAACCGTGGTCAAACCAACTATAGTGCAGCTAAAGCAGGCGTGATCGGTGCGACTAAGTCACTGGCGTTAGAGCTCGCAAAACGTAAAATCACAGTTAACTGTGTAGCACCCGGTTTAATTGATACGGGCATGGTTGATGAGCACGTCAAAGAACACGCTTTACCCCAAGTTCCGCTTCGTCGTATGGGTGAACCTGAAGAAGTTGCTGGTCTCGTCAGCTACCTAATGTCTGACATTGCAGGCTATGTCACTCGCCAAGTGATTTCAGTCAACGGAGGCCTAGTATGA